The proteins below come from a single Parageobacillus toebii NBRC 107807 genomic window:
- a CDS encoding TatD family hydrolase has translation MIDAHLHLDQYSDIEEEIKKWQEAGIAAVVAVSTDLRSSYRTLELKQKFPDFIYAAIGFHPEQPLPSSLEWEEWLRLLQIERPHLSAIGEVGLPYYSAEAVLRFSDYRDFFEQIVRTAAAASLPLAIHAVYDKASTALHILQKNKIKKAHFHWLKAEPAIIERIVACGYFISITPEVCYRTRDQKLLSRVPIKQLLLETDGPWPFDGPFADVPTSPLLLHHSLKAVASFYHQDIKATANTITANTKRLYGSLHHC, from the coding sequence GTGATTGATGCCCACCTTCATTTAGATCAATATAGCGATATCGAAGAAGAGATAAAAAAATGGCAAGAAGCAGGAATTGCCGCGGTAGTGGCCGTTTCGACCGATCTTCGTTCCAGCTATCGGACGCTCGAACTAAAACAAAAATTTCCTGATTTCATTTATGCGGCGATTGGGTTTCATCCCGAACAGCCTCTTCCATCATCATTAGAATGGGAAGAGTGGCTTCGTCTTCTTCAGATCGAACGCCCACATCTTTCTGCTATTGGAGAAGTCGGTCTTCCTTATTATTCTGCTGAAGCTGTTTTACGATTTTCTGATTATCGCGATTTCTTTGAACAAATCGTTCGTACTGCTGCTGCGGCCTCATTACCGCTAGCAATACACGCTGTTTACGACAAAGCTTCAACTGCTTTACATATATTGCAGAAAAATAAGATAAAAAAGGCTCACTTTCACTGGTTGAAAGCGGAGCCGGCGATCATTGAGAGAATTGTAGCATGCGGCTACTTTATTTCAATCACTCCTGAAGTTTGTTATCGCACGCGGGACCAAAAACTTTTGTCCCGTGTGCCAATCAAACAATTGCTTTTAGAGACGGACGGACCATGGCCATTTGACGGGCCATTTGCCGATGTTCCCACATCTCCATTGCTGTTACATCATTCGCTTAAGGCGGTCGCTTCCTTTTATCATCAAGACATCAAAGCGACAGCAAACACAATCACCGCAAATACAAAGAGGCTATACGGCTCATTACATCACTGCTAG
- a CDS encoding GNAT family N-acetyltransferase, with translation MIRRLTKHDHDQLFSFLQKEPSFNLFIIGDIESFGYDTDFQEIWGELDETGNLKAVLLRYYNSFIPYAQGDFDVEGFATLIQQTNVFPFILSGKSSIVERFEQWLTLGNKRVMYFCECDTDEYANEYANQMDYSIEIKKATLEDVDRIIKLRQRIAEFATVPRTRESLAKSLETKTGRTYYIEQDGNMVASASTTAENSLSAMIVGVCTDEAHRQKGYASAIMTKLIQDLISEGKTLCLFYDNPQAGSIYKRLGFRDIGTWTMYL, from the coding sequence ATGATTCGGCGTCTAACAAAGCATGACCATGACCAGCTTTTTTCGTTTCTGCAAAAAGAACCATCGTTTAATTTATTTATTATCGGTGACATCGAATCGTTTGGATATGATACCGACTTTCAAGAAATTTGGGGAGAATTGGACGAAACAGGCAATCTAAAAGCAGTGCTGCTTCGGTATTATAATTCTTTTATTCCGTATGCGCAAGGAGATTTTGACGTCGAAGGGTTTGCCACGCTGATTCAGCAAACGAATGTTTTTCCTTTCATACTTTCCGGCAAGTCGTCCATCGTGGAGCGGTTTGAACAATGGCTGACGTTGGGAAATAAGCGTGTCATGTATTTTTGTGAATGCGATACGGATGAATACGCAAACGAATACGCGAACCAAATGGATTACTCTATAGAAATTAAAAAGGCCACGCTGGAGGACGTAGATCGCATTATCAAGCTGCGGCAACGCATCGCTGAATTCGCCACTGTCCCAAGAACGAGAGAGAGCCTTGCAAAAAGTTTAGAGACAAAGACAGGAAGAACGTATTACATTGAGCAAGATGGTAATATGGTCGCTTCTGCGTCCACGACGGCAGAAAATTCGCTATCCGCGATGATTGTCGGCGTCTGTACCGATGAGGCGCATCGACAAAAAGGGTATGCGAGCGCCATCATGACAAAGTTGATTCAAGATTTGATTTCGGAAGGGAAAACATTATGTTTGTTTTATGATAATCCGCAAGCAGGCAGCATTTATAAACGCCTTGGTTTTCGCGATATCGGTACATGGACGATGTATCTCTAG
- a CDS encoding flavodoxin family protein, with translation MAKILVLNGSSRENGNTEQLTDVILEGVSSTRINIRDFLIQPIVDKRHDPEGFTTVADDYDQIIELVRQHDVLIFATPIYWYGMSGHMKQFIDRWSQSLRDTRFSFKEEMKKKKAFVIICGGDNPYIKGLPLIQQFQYIFQFMGIEYIGYVIGEGNAPGDVLRDERAISQAKYWNTFFCSL, from the coding sequence ATGGCAAAAATTTTAGTGTTAAATGGCAGCTCAAGAGAAAACGGAAATACCGAACAGCTGACAGACGTTATTTTGGAAGGAGTCTCCTCCACCCGTATCAATATAAGAGACTTTTTGATTCAGCCGATTGTCGACAAACGCCATGATCCAGAAGGATTTACGACAGTTGCCGACGATTATGATCAAATAATTGAACTCGTTCGCCAGCATGACGTGCTTATATTTGCGACGCCAATCTATTGGTATGGAATGAGCGGGCATATGAAGCAATTTATCGATCGCTGGTCACAAAGTTTGCGAGATACGCGTTTTTCTTTTAAAGAGGAAATGAAAAAGAAAAAAGCCTTTGTCATCATTTGCGGCGGTGACAATCCATATATCAAAGGTCTCCCGCTCATTCAGCAGTTTCAATACATTTTTCAATTTATGGGAATTGAATATATCGGCTATGTGATTGGAGAAGGAAACGCCCCTGGCGATGTGCTTCGTGATGAACGAGCAATCAGTCAAGCAAAATATTGGAATACATTTTTTTGTTCGTTATAA
- a CDS encoding YjcZ family sporulation protein, whose amino-acid sequence MSFGYGFGGWGGCGCGFGHGFGYGGFGQGRSFVLIVVLFILLIIVGSAWF is encoded by the coding sequence ATGTCATTTGGTTATGGTTTTGGCGGCTGGGGCGGCTGCGGCTGCGGCTTCGGCCATGGCTTTGGCTATGGCGGGTTTGGTCAAGGCCGTAGTTTCGTGCTAATCGTCGTCTTGTTCATCTTGCTTATTATTGTCGGATCAGCATGGTTCTAA
- a CDS encoding YjcZ family sporulation protein — protein MGAGYGGGFALIVVLFILLIIVGCACIGGWGY, from the coding sequence ATGGGTGCAGGTTACGGTGGAGGATTTGCGTTAATCGTTGTCTTGTTCATCTTGTTGATTATTGTTGGATGCGCATGTATTGGTGGTTGGGGGTACTAA
- a CDS encoding MATE family efflux transporter: MQQTMTHKEKIIQLLHIFLPVFITQVGQYAMNFADVTMSGHASSSDLAGVAIGSSLWVPIFTGMSGILLALTPIVAQHFGAKRYEQIPHVVIQTMYLAIVISLAIIAGGAAALNPILNHMNLEAEVQQVAYDYLIALSFGIIPLFLYYVLRCFIDALGQTKITMFITLTALPINILFNYLLIYGKFGFPKLGGVGSGYATTITYWYSFFIAVIIVRRFQRFDRFNLFERFYRISFATWKKLLKIGLPIGFAIFFETSIFAAVTLLMSEFHTTTIAAHQSAMNFASFLYMIPLSISTALTIAVGFEVGANRYQDAKQYSFIGIGMAVSTAIVTSLLLYFFRGDIAKIYTNEQDVLFLTEQFLLYAIFFQFSDAVAAPIQGALRGYKDVNATFWAAFVSYWCIGLPFGYTLANFTSFGAFGYWIGLIAGLASGAIFLFFRLLYVQRRYKHVHHNENG, translated from the coding sequence ATGCAGCAAACGATGACACACAAAGAGAAAATCATACAGCTGCTTCATATTTTTCTACCCGTTTTTATTACTCAAGTTGGTCAATATGCGATGAACTTTGCTGACGTTACGATGTCAGGACATGCCAGTTCAAGTGATTTAGCAGGAGTCGCGATTGGATCAAGTTTGTGGGTTCCGATTTTTACAGGAATGAGCGGCATTTTACTCGCTCTGACGCCAATTGTCGCTCAACATTTCGGAGCAAAGCGGTACGAGCAAATTCCACATGTGGTGATCCAAACGATGTATTTAGCGATTGTGATCTCCCTAGCCATCATCGCTGGCGGTGCCGCCGCCTTAAATCCGATTTTGAATCACATGAATTTAGAAGCAGAAGTACAACAAGTTGCTTATGATTATTTAATCGCCCTTTCATTTGGCATAATCCCGTTATTTCTTTATTACGTTCTGCGCTGTTTTATTGATGCGCTTGGCCAGACGAAAATTACGATGTTTATCACATTAACGGCACTTCCTATTAACATTTTGTTTAACTACTTACTCATTTATGGAAAATTTGGCTTTCCGAAGCTCGGCGGTGTCGGCTCTGGTTATGCAACGACGATCACATATTGGTATTCGTTTTTTATAGCGGTCATCATCGTCCGCCGATTTCAGCGATTTGATCGCTTTAACCTATTCGAGCGTTTTTATCGTATTTCTTTTGCTACGTGGAAAAAACTATTAAAAATCGGGCTTCCGATCGGTTTTGCGATTTTTTTTGAAACGAGCATTTTCGCCGCTGTCACATTGTTGATGAGCGAGTTTCATACAACGACGATCGCCGCTCATCAAAGCGCAATGAATTTCGCGTCGTTTCTTTATATGATCCCATTAAGCATCTCTACAGCATTGACGATCGCCGTTGGTTTTGAAGTTGGAGCGAATCGTTATCAAGATGCGAAACAATATAGCTTTATCGGCATTGGAATGGCAGTATCAACAGCGATTGTTACTTCGCTTTTGCTTTATTTTTTCCGCGGGGATATTGCCAAAATTTATACGAACGAACAAGATGTGCTATTTTTGACGGAGCAATTTTTACTATATGCGATTTTCTTTCAATTTTCGGATGCCGTAGCTGCTCCGATTCAAGGCGCGCTTAGAGGATATAAAGATGTCAACGCTACATTTTGGGCCGCTTTCGTTTCGTATTGGTGCATTGGGCTGCCATTCGGTTATACGCTTGCCAATTTCACTTCTTTCGGAGCGTTTGGATATTGGATTGGGCTGATTGCGGGATTAGCTTCTGGGGCGATATTCCTCTTTTTCCGCCTTCTCTATGTCCAGCGCCGCTACAAGCATGTTCATCATAATGAAAACGGATGA
- the ilvA gene encoding threonine ammonia-lyase, which translates to MLTLNDVLEAREKMKGIVHQTPLEHSQTFTNLSGNEVYMKLENLQKTGSFKVRGSFNKIMSLSEEERKRGVIAASAGNHAQGVAYSSGMIGIPCTIVMPKGAPLSKVEATKGYGAEVILHGDVFDESLEYAFELQRQRGATFVHPFDDLAVMAGQGTIGLEIIEQLPDVDVVLCPVGGGGLLAGLAFTLKQLKPSIQVYGVESSACPGMTAALRHKKPITITSSDTIADGIAVKKPGNITYQYIEKYVDGVVCVEEAEISRTMLYLLERNKLLVEGSAACPLAALLYQKFPFTRKKVVTILSGGNVDVTLISRIIERGLVESGRFVTFTTVISDKPGQLNKLLRIIAELEANVMSIHHQRIGAKVLPGQAEIHFSLETKNQDHIQQIHQVLLKEGYDVEFLQ; encoded by the coding sequence ATGTTAACATTGAACGATGTTTTAGAGGCAAGGGAAAAAATGAAAGGGATTGTTCATCAAACTCCGCTTGAGCATTCCCAAACATTTACTAATCTTTCTGGCAATGAAGTATACATGAAGCTCGAAAATTTGCAAAAGACGGGATCGTTTAAAGTGCGGGGATCATTTAATAAAATTATGTCGTTAAGCGAAGAGGAACGAAAGCGTGGGGTGATTGCCGCTTCAGCTGGAAACCATGCTCAAGGGGTCGCCTACTCCAGCGGCATGATCGGTATTCCATGTACGATCGTCATGCCCAAAGGAGCGCCGTTAAGCAAAGTGGAAGCAACGAAAGGTTATGGAGCGGAAGTTATTTTACATGGAGACGTATTTGACGAATCGCTTGAGTATGCGTTCGAATTGCAGCGGCAGCGAGGAGCGACGTTTGTTCATCCGTTTGATGATTTAGCGGTCATGGCAGGCCAGGGAACGATTGGCTTAGAAATTATCGAACAGCTCCCGGATGTCGATGTTGTCCTATGTCCGGTTGGGGGCGGCGGACTTCTTGCCGGATTGGCATTTACATTAAAACAGTTGAAACCATCGATTCAAGTATATGGAGTCGAATCGTCTGCTTGTCCTGGAATGACGGCGGCGCTCCGTCATAAAAAGCCAATAACCATTACTTCTTCTGATACGATTGCCGATGGCATCGCGGTGAAAAAACCAGGAAATATTACGTATCAATATATTGAAAAATATGTCGACGGCGTCGTCTGTGTCGAGGAAGCGGAAATTTCTCGAACGATGCTATATTTATTAGAACGTAACAAGCTGCTGGTCGAAGGTTCTGCGGCGTGTCCGCTTGCGGCGCTATTGTATCAAAAATTTCCATTTACTAGAAAAAAAGTTGTCACCATATTAAGTGGGGGCAATGTCGATGTCACCCTCATTTCACGAATCATTGAACGCGGGCTCGTCGAATCTGGACGGTTTGTGACATTTACGACTGTTATCTCCGATAAGCCTGGCCAGCTCAATAAACTGTTGCGAATTATCGCCGAATTGGAAGCAAACGTTATGTCGATTCACCATCAGCGCATCGGAGCAAAAGTGTTGCCGGGTCAAGCAGAAATTCATTTCTCTCTTGAAACAAAAAATCAAGATCATATCCAGCAAATTCATCAAGTATTATTGAAAGAAGGATATGACGTCGAGTTTCTCCAATAA
- a CDS encoding MFS transporter, which translates to MKKANFLSLLFAVMFLVMSGFGIIIPVLPFLAEEVGATPTQLGLLMATYSLMQLLFAPFWGQISDRYGRKPILFIGIAGLSLSFFLFAVSKTLTMLFIARIIGGMLSAATIPTAMAYVADVTTPQERGKAMGAIGAATGLGFIFGPAIGGIFSKINLHIPFFISGTLSAVTACLVLLFLKESLTKEKQPATLKTKEPIWYILKGPLLFLYLLQWLITFSLAGLEATFAYYAAKRAELYSSQLGYIFMIMGLASAIVQGGLIGKLIQKFGEGRVIQGGIIVSAVGFALILFVHNFLTAAIFLSIFGIGNGVIRPCVSSLVTKHISSGQGRATGLLSSFDSLGRIIGPPIAGQMFTTMIELPYLAGIVLSCFALILYHVFAKQSQQVSS; encoded by the coding sequence ATGAAAAAGGCTAATTTTCTTTCTCTTTTATTTGCCGTTATGTTTTTGGTGATGTCTGGTTTTGGCATTATCATCCCGGTTCTTCCCTTTTTAGCAGAAGAAGTGGGTGCCACTCCTACGCAATTAGGACTGCTAATGGCAACGTACTCTTTGATGCAACTATTATTCGCTCCATTTTGGGGCCAGATATCCGACCGTTACGGGCGAAAACCAATTTTATTCATCGGCATCGCCGGATTGTCGCTCTCGTTCTTTTTGTTTGCCGTGTCAAAAACACTTACGATGTTATTTATCGCCCGTATTATCGGCGGGATGCTATCAGCAGCTACGATTCCTACCGCAATGGCTTACGTTGCTGACGTCACGACACCGCAAGAACGTGGAAAAGCAATGGGGGCTATCGGCGCCGCTACCGGTCTTGGATTTATTTTTGGTCCTGCGATTGGCGGCATTTTTTCGAAAATAAATTTGCATATTCCTTTCTTTATCTCAGGAACACTATCCGCTGTTACCGCATGTCTCGTGCTTCTTTTTTTGAAAGAATCATTGACAAAAGAAAAACAACCGGCAACTTTAAAAACAAAAGAACCGATATGGTACATACTAAAAGGGCCGCTTTTATTTCTGTACCTTCTTCAATGGCTTATTACTTTTTCATTGGCTGGGCTAGAAGCAACATTCGCTTACTACGCAGCAAAACGCGCAGAATTATATTCCTCGCAATTAGGCTATATTTTTATGATTATGGGGCTTGCAAGTGCGATTGTCCAAGGAGGGCTCATTGGAAAACTAATTCAAAAATTTGGTGAAGGCCGCGTCATTCAAGGCGGAATCATTGTATCAGCCGTTGGATTTGCCCTCATTTTATTCGTTCACAACTTCCTGACCGCCGCTATATTTTTATCGATTTTTGGCATCGGAAACGGTGTCATCCGCCCTTGTGTATCCTCGCTAGTCACTAAACATATATCAAGCGGCCAAGGGCGTGCTACCGGATTGCTTTCTTCGTTTGACTCCCTTGGGCGCATCATCGGACCTCCAATTGCCGGACAGATGTTTACAACAATGATCGAACTTCCATACTTAGCAGGTATTGTATTATCCTGTTTCGCGTTGATCCTTTATCATGTTTTTGCAAAACAGTCACAGCAAGTTTCGTCTTAA
- a CDS encoding two-component system sensor histidine kinase NtrB: MDLSYEKLKQRVKQLEQETRFYQNLIKQIPFSFTYTDYKEGMKLEKKRGNISPTIQSIPASSKKDTDLQLDIDLNHDVLFEKVEKFLTPIFDLVPHHIVFVDGNGIITLCNLQTAIDTGVDRDSIIGKHIRELLQLPDELIVTLQSIKKKEPIYNREVFDRFYGIINTRFLYNNDGSIKRVISTFQSLTMMKETEKLAVAGRIAAGIAHEIRNPLTTVRGYLQFLKGELPDQIVSLIDRLLIPELDRANSIITDFLSIAKPANIKMEKMIIHRFIQEDLGMLLQSEALLHNVNIHFDLDERLDNCVIKVDKSQLLQVFLNLFRNAVEAKVKKTMHVTISTKLYNNIVQIRFCDDGPGIPPTIIGHIFDPFFSTKETGTGLGLPLSRKIIELHKGTMKVESGDNGTCFLIELPLENC, encoded by the coding sequence ATGGACTTATCTTATGAAAAGTTAAAACAACGCGTAAAACAATTGGAACAAGAAACGCGGTTTTATCAAAATTTAATAAAACAAATTCCCTTTTCATTCACCTACACGGATTATAAAGAAGGAATGAAATTAGAAAAGAAGCGTGGAAACATTTCACCAACGATTCAGTCCATTCCCGCTTCTTCCAAAAAAGACACTGATCTACAATTGGATATTGATCTAAATCATGACGTTCTATTTGAGAAGGTTGAAAAGTTTTTAACACCGATTTTCGACCTTGTTCCCCATCATATCGTATTTGTTGATGGAAACGGCATCATTACACTTTGCAACTTGCAAACGGCAATTGATACCGGGGTAGATCGTGATTCCATCATCGGAAAGCATATTCGTGAACTATTGCAGCTGCCCGATGAACTCATCGTAACGCTGCAATCCATTAAAAAAAAGGAGCCGATTTATAATCGCGAAGTATTCGACCGTTTTTATGGAATTATTAATACACGTTTCCTTTATAACAATGATGGTTCCATCAAACGAGTGATTAGCACATTTCAATCATTAACCATGATGAAAGAAACGGAAAAACTGGCGGTGGCTGGTCGTATCGCTGCGGGAATTGCCCATGAAATTCGCAATCCGCTTACTACTGTTCGTGGATATTTACAATTTTTAAAAGGCGAACTTCCAGATCAAATTGTTTCTCTTATTGATCGTCTTCTCATTCCTGAACTTGACCGCGCCAACAGCATCATTACCGACTTTTTAAGTATCGCCAAACCAGCGAATATTAAAATGGAAAAAATGATTATTCATCGTTTTATTCAAGAAGATTTAGGGATGTTGTTACAGAGCGAAGCTTTGTTACATAATGTAAATATTCATTTTGATTTAGACGAACGCCTCGACAATTGTGTGATAAAAGTGGATAAAAGCCAGTTATTACAAGTGTTTTTAAATTTATTTCGCAATGCGGTCGAGGCAAAAGTGAAAAAGACAATGCATGTCACTATTTCGACGAAATTATACAACAATATTGTCCAAATTCGATTTTGCGACGATGGGCCTGGGATTCCCCCAACGATTATTGGCCATATTTTTGATCCATTTTTCTCTACGAAAGAAACTGGGACTGGACTTGGGCTGCCGCTATCGCGCAAAATCATCGAACTGCATAAAGGAACGATGAAAGTCGAAAGCGGAGACAATGGAACTTGTTTTCTTATCGAACTGCCATTGGAAAACTGCTGA
- a CDS encoding alanyl-tRNA editing protein: MTVKLYYTSPATSEWTTTITSAREDGDTYIVTLAETAFYPEGGGQPSDCGTIEGMRVLEVFEENEEVYHRLPSLPKTSTVHCQIDAARRLDHTQQHSGQHLLSAVCIELFDAHTVGFHMGTDVVTIDLNIPSLSEQALTAIENRANELIYANIPVETYYVTKEEAHTIPFRKFPDIEGNIRVVEIKGVDVSACCGTHVSRTGEIGIIKLLKTERHRGMTRLSFVCGKRALGDYRISHRILTTVSQQFGTNRDMLLDVLAKWEDEKKELQKQLQQCKEVMYDIEAEKAAQQAEKVIIHIYEQYTLKDLQAIANTIANRYHKTAVLATLLEHRIVIVKAPSLSLHVGQWLKQKLEAVNGKGGGSDRQAQATFSSLHDMHTFIRLLETEITKVIASD, from the coding sequence ATGACCGTGAAATTATATTACACTTCTCCAGCGACAAGCGAATGGACAACGACAATCACAAGTGCTCGTGAAGATGGAGATACATATATTGTCACATTAGCAGAAACGGCATTTTATCCAGAAGGCGGCGGACAGCCTTCCGATTGCGGAACGATTGAAGGAATGCGTGTATTAGAAGTATTTGAAGAAAACGAGGAAGTGTATCATCGTCTCCCTTCCTTGCCTAAAACATCCACCGTTCATTGCCAAATCGATGCGGCTCGCCGTCTCGACCATACCCAACAACATAGCGGGCAACATTTATTATCCGCTGTTTGCATAGAGCTTTTTGACGCCCATACGGTCGGTTTTCATATGGGCACTGATGTAGTAACGATTGATTTAAACATTCCTTCTTTATCCGAGCAAGCGCTCACCGCCATTGAAAATCGCGCCAACGAACTTATTTACGCCAATATTCCTGTAGAAACGTACTATGTGACAAAAGAAGAAGCACACACAATTCCGTTTCGGAAGTTTCCCGATATCGAAGGGAATATTCGCGTCGTCGAAATCAAAGGAGTCGATGTCTCAGCCTGCTGCGGAACTCATGTATCGCGTACAGGAGAAATCGGGATCATTAAGCTGCTGAAAACAGAACGTCATCGCGGAATGACGCGCCTGTCATTTGTTTGCGGCAAACGCGCTCTTGGCGATTATCGCATTTCCCATCGTATTCTTACTACCGTTTCCCAACAATTTGGAACAAACCGGGATATGCTGTTAGACGTGCTTGCAAAATGGGAGGACGAAAAGAAAGAACTACAAAAACAGTTGCAACAATGTAAAGAAGTGATGTACGATATCGAAGCAGAGAAAGCGGCACAGCAAGCAGAAAAGGTGATCATTCACATCTATGAGCAATATACGTTAAAAGATTTGCAAGCAATTGCCAACACAATTGCAAATCGTTACCATAAAACGGCCGTTTTAGCGACTTTGTTGGAGCATCGCATCGTCATCGTCAAAGCTCCTTCCCTTTCGCTGCACGTCGGCCAATGGTTGAAGCAAAAGCTAGAAGCAGTGAATGGAAAAGGAGGAGGAAGTGATCGTCAAGCACAAGCAACATTTTCTTCGCTCCATGACATGCACACATTTATTCGCTTATTAGAAACGGAAATAACAAAGGTGATTGCTAGTGATTGA
- a CDS encoding acyl-CoA dehydrogenase codes for MNFELTKEQQMIKEMVREFAEKEIAPNAAKWDKEAYFPVEVFKKMGELGLLGIPFPEEYGGAGGDTISYAIAVEEIGRACGGTGLSYAAAVSLGASPIYYFGTEEQKQKWLVPMAKGETLGAFGLTEPNAGSDAGGTRTTAVLDGDEYVINGEKCWITNAEYARQVIVTAVTGKDERGKNIISAIIVPTDTPGFTIRSNYDKMGVRASNTCELVFENVRVPKENVLGDPKKGFKQFLYTLDGGRISIAALAVGIAQAAFEKALQYAKERVQFGQTISKFQAIQFKLADMAMEIELARNMVYKAAWLKDQGKPFTKEASFAKLFASEMGFRVCNQAIQIHGGYGYMKEYGVERHLRDIKLMEIGEGTSEIQRLVIARQLGC; via the coding sequence ATGAATTTTGAACTAACAAAAGAACAACAAATGATTAAAGAAATGGTTCGTGAGTTTGCGGAGAAGGAAATTGCACCAAACGCGGCGAAATGGGATAAAGAAGCGTATTTCCCTGTTGAAGTTTTTAAGAAGATGGGCGAGTTAGGACTTTTAGGAATTCCGTTTCCGGAAGAATATGGCGGCGCCGGCGGAGATACGATTTCATATGCGATAGCCGTAGAAGAAATCGGCCGCGCGTGCGGCGGGACTGGATTAAGTTATGCTGCTGCGGTTTCCCTAGGAGCAAGTCCGATTTATTACTTCGGCACGGAAGAACAAAAACAAAAATGGCTTGTACCGATGGCAAAAGGAGAAACGTTGGGCGCATTTGGGCTAACTGAACCAAATGCTGGGTCTGATGCGGGAGGAACGCGGACGACAGCGGTATTGGATGGCGATGAGTATGTCATCAATGGAGAAAAATGCTGGATCACAAATGCAGAATACGCACGACAAGTCATTGTTACCGCCGTGACAGGAAAAGACGAACGGGGCAAAAACATCATTTCCGCGATTATCGTACCAACGGACACTCCAGGATTTACGATCCGTTCAAACTATGACAAAATGGGCGTCCGCGCCTCGAACACGTGCGAATTAGTGTTTGAAAACGTACGTGTGCCAAAAGAAAATGTACTCGGAGATCCGAAAAAAGGCTTTAAGCAATTTTTATATACGCTGGATGGCGGACGCATTTCCATTGCTGCGCTAGCGGTTGGCATTGCCCAAGCGGCATTTGAGAAAGCGCTTCAATATGCGAAGGAGCGTGTCCAATTTGGTCAGACTATTTCAAAATTTCAAGCAATACAATTCAAGCTTGCTGATATGGCGATGGAAATTGAGCTGGCGCGCAATATGGTGTATAAGGCAGCTTGGTTAAAAGACCAAGGGAAACCGTTTACAAAAGAAGCGTCATTCGCAAAACTGTTCGCTTCGGAAATGGGATTCCGCGTTTGCAACCAAGCCATTCAAATTCACGGAGGCTATGGGTATATGAAAGAGTACGGAGTCGAGCGCCATTTACGAGACATCAAACTGATGGAAATCGGAGAAGGTACGTCAGAAATTCAACGTCTTGTTATTGCCCGTCAACTTGGATGCTAA
- a CDS encoding TetR/AcrR family transcriptional regulator encodes MAEKTLRDRIIDTALHLFEKYGYHGVTVDRIVTESNTSKGGFYHNFKSKDELLYHIHDVFITYVLNKAQEAYENYTTSTERLYAIIQSFVKVFHLYKPHITVFYQESTYLKPEYSEKINRKRDEFKEVIFRVIREGIEAGEFRSELSVEITGMSIIGMVNWTYKWYNPDGPMTIEQIANYFADFILHSILTEEAKRRPQISNFFIKPFSGSFSK; translated from the coding sequence ATGGCAGAAAAAACGTTAAGAGATCGAATTATCGATACTGCTCTTCATCTATTTGAAAAATACGGCTATCATGGTGTGACGGTTGATCGGATTGTGACGGAAAGCAACACGTCTAAAGGTGGTTTTTATCATAACTTCAAGTCAAAAGACGAGCTTCTTTATCACATTCATGACGTATTTATTACCTATGTGTTGAATAAAGCGCAAGAAGCGTACGAAAACTACACCACTTCGACAGAACGCTTATATGCAATTATTCAGTCATTTGTAAAAGTGTTTCATTTATATAAGCCACATATTACTGTTTTTTACCAAGAAAGCACGTATTTAAAACCGGAATATTCCGAGAAAATCAACCGAAAACGCGATGAGTTTAAGGAAGTGATTTTCCGCGTTATCCGCGAAGGAATAGAAGCTGGGGAGTTTCGTTCCGAGTTATCGGTAGAGATTACGGGAATGTCCATTATCGGCATGGTGAACTGGACATACAAATGGTATAACCCAGACGGTCCGATGACCATCGAACAAATCGCAAACTACTTTGCTGATTTTATCTTGCATTCCATTTTGACGGAAGAAGCAAAGCGGCGTCCACAAATATCGAACTTTTTCATCAAGCCGTTTTCCGGTTCATTTTCAAAATAA
- a CDS encoding DUF6154 family protein, with protein MKFVDELYEYYKNRLTGDEEDAEVMTMSILEELDRNDLLQLIQEMTDEELMGMVGLYILESLKAKMAHDGIGQTKLRDMPNVH; from the coding sequence ATGAAATTTGTTGACGAGCTATATGAATACTATAAAAACCGACTCACAGGCGATGAAGAAGATGCGGAAGTGATGACGATGTCGATTTTGGAAGAGCTCGACCGCAATGATTTGCTGCAGCTCATTCAAGAAATGACCGATGAGGAATTAATGGGGATGGTGGGGCTTTACATTCTTGAAAGCCTAAAAGCGAAAATGGCACACGATGGAATCGGACAAACAAAACTGCGAGATATGCCAAACGTTCATTAA